The Candidatus Palibaumannia cicadellinicola genomic sequence TGCACCAGTCATTAGTCATAATGCATTGGGAGATCATCACTCAAAGTTACTGTCTAATTTTTTCGCACAGACCGAAGCATTAGCTTTTGGTAAATCACGCCAAGCAGTAGAAGAAGAATTACGTACGGTTGGTAAAACTTCAGAACAGATGCGGTATATTACGCCATTTAAGGTATGTGAAGGTAATCGACCAACTAATTCTATTTTACTAAAAAAAATTACTCCTTATAGTATTGGAGCATTAATTGCATTATATGAACACAAGATTTTTACTCAGGGTGCCATACTCAATATTTATACTTTTGATCAATGGGGCGTAGAATTAGGTAAACAACTTGCTAAACGTATTATGTCAGAATTAGAGGATGATAATACAGTGCTATCCCATGATAGTTCTACTAACGGTTTAATAGACTGCTACAAATCTTGGCGCTATTAAATGAAATAAAAATACTGTAACTGTCGCTAGATTTAGTTAACGCTAAATTAATCTAATATTATTACTAACTATTGTAGTTTGAAACGATAGTAAATAATTTTGTACGATCTATTAATAAAGTCTATTCCCAGGCATTATGGTGATAATGCACATCAAAAAAACAAAGTTATACGCAGCTTACTCTAATTAGATTAGATCATTTGATTAGTAATCTACCTTTACAAAATAATATGGTTTTACTGCATGCAAAACTACGAGTTAATAACTATTTGACATGCAGTATGGTCCAGAATCAAGGAGATGACTATGCATCTTTATTTACAGCATCATTATCAAATCATTGGGTATGCAAAAGAAATTCCTGCAATATTTCTTCACAAAATGTTCTCACTAGGTATGTTACCAGGTAGTTCGTTCCAGGTAATACGTTTTGCACCGTTAGGAGATCCCGTACAGATTAAATTACAACGAGTACAATTAATATTACGCCAAAAAGATTTAGCACTACTATTACTAAATCATACTAATAATTAGTTTAATTTGCATATATTTTTTATTCATTACAGGTGTTATTGAATGATCACACAACGCACTGTGGCCTTAATCGGAAATCCTAACTCTGGTAAAACCACTCTCTTCAATCAACTCACTGGTGCCCACCAACGTGTCGGAAACTGGCCAGGAGTCACTGTGGAACGTAAAGAAGATTATTTTTACACTGCATCGCATCGTATTATTCTAGTTGATTTACCAGGAGTATATTCTATTACAACACTATCGCTACAAAGTTCACTAGACGAACAAATAGCCTGTAGTTATATTTTTGATGGTCAACCAGACGTACTAATTAACGTAGTAGATGCCGCTTATTTAGAGCGTAACCTATTTCTGACTCTACAATTAAGAGAGTTAGGAGTACCCTGTATCGTGGCGCTCAAGATGTTAGATATAGCTTATCGCCAAAATATTACTATTGACATTCCAAAGCTAGAACAGCAGCTTGGTTGCCAGGTTGTATCACTAATCTCCAACTGTAATGATGGCATCACTAAACTAAAAACATTGTTAGAGAATCCTATTATAACTGCACCCATTTTAGCTATAGAGTATCCAGAGGCTATTTGTCAAGCAATTCATAAGATAGAATCACTATTACCAGCTGCAAGTTCCTTGCCTCATCCGCCGCGCTGGCTAGCGCTGCATATATTGGAAGGTGATATATATAGTTCCGCTCTAATCAAAGCTCCTAAATTGATTGATAGTTTACATGTCACACTACAGCAAGAAGCTCCGCTACTCATTGCAGATGCTCGATATGGCGTTGTTATTACTATCTGCGAACAAGTTAGTAACGGTCACCTTATTACT encodes the following:
- the feoA gene encoding ferrous iron transporter A, which gives rise to MHLYLQHHYQIIGYAKEIPAIFLHKMFSLGMLPGSSFQVIRFAPLGDPVQIKLQRVQLILRQKDLALLLLNHTNN